In Natator depressus isolate rNatDep1 chromosome 9, rNatDep2.hap1, whole genome shotgun sequence, a single genomic region encodes these proteins:
- the B3GALNT1 gene encoding UDP-GalNAc:beta-1,3-N-acetylgalactosaminyltransferase 1 has product MSMQYLKWSFLALSMLSVIIMTWYMILPSHTVIEHTNWMYFYEYEPVYKQNFLFTLRERLKCKDTNPFLVILVSSQPMDIEARQAIRVTWGSKKSWGDRQILVLFLLGQGAEREDSLDALSIEDESILYGDIIRQDFMDTYNNLTLKTIMAFRWVSEFCSNTKYIMKTDSDVFINPGNLVMFLQNINSSDSFFTGYPLIDNFSYRGFYRKTYISYDEYPFKVYPPYCSGMGYILDGKLALKIYEMMSHIKPIKFEDVYVGICLNMLNVNIHILEDTQLFFLYKINFNICKYRHLIAVHGITSSEMMRFWQDLLTDTSLIC; this is encoded by the coding sequence ATGTCTATGCAATACTTAAAATGGAGTTTTTTGGCACTCTCTATGCTTTCTGTCATAATAATGACATGGTACATGATACTTCCTTCGCATACTGTGATAGAGCATACAAACTGGATGTATTTCTATGAATATGAGCCAGTTTACAAGCAGAACTTCCTCTTCACACTGCGGGAGCGTTTGAAATGCAAAGATACAAATCCATTTCTGGTCATCTTGGTGTCTTCACAACCTATGGATATAGAGGCAAGGCAGGCCATTAGAGTGACATGGGGTTCTAAAAAATCCTGGGGGGACCGTCAGATTCTAGTACTGTTCTTATTAGGgcaaggagctgaaagagaagacAGCTTAGATGCATTATCGATAGAAGATGAAAGCATTCTGTATGGTGACATAATTCGCCAAGATTTTATGGATACTTATAACAATCTTACCTTGAAAACAATCATGGCATTCAGATGGGTGTCTGAGTTTTGTTCAAATACTAAATACATTATGAAGACGGATTCTGATGTTTTCATCAACCCTGGCAACTTAGTAATGTTTCTTCAAAATATAAATTCTTCAGACAGTTTTTTTACTGGTTACCCTCTAATTGATAACTTTTCCTACAGAGGGTTTTACAGAAAAACATATATTTCTTATGATGAATATCCATTTAAGGTATATCCTCCATACTGTAGTGGAATGGGATATATACTTGATGGAAAACTGGCTCTGAAGATTTATGAAATGATGAGCCATATCAAACCTATTAAATTTGAAGATGTTTATGTTGGAATTTGCTTAAATATGCTAAATGTGAACATCCATATTCTAGAAGATACACAACTCTTCTTTTTATACAAAATTAACTTTAACATCTGTAAATATAGACACTTGATTGCAGTACATGGTATCACTTCAAGTGAAATGATGCGATTTTGGCAGGATTTATTGACAGACACTTCACTCATTTGCTAA
- the ARL14 gene encoding ADP-ribosylation factor-like protein 14, which translates to MGLLSSKHCKVKPAKILMLGLDSAGKSTLLYKLKFNDVFLTLPTIGFNVEMIETGQNIAITIWDVGGQHKMRTFWCNYFENADGLVYVVDSTDKQRLEDSKKEFELILKNEFVKNVPVVLLANKQDLPGALNAEEITRKFNMQKHCSDRNWYVQPCCAITGEGLPEAFQRITAFAKNWKKSREEAFTIFKQDEKL; encoded by the coding sequence ATGGGTCTGCTGAGTTCCAAACACTGCAAAGTCAAACCAGCTAAGATATTAATGCTGGGACTCGATTCAGCTGGGAAATCTACACTATTGTACAAGTTAAAGTTTAATGATGTTTTCCTAACACTCCCAACAATCGGTTTTAACGTGGAAATGATTGAAACAGGGCAAAATATTGCTATAACAATCTGGGATGTTGGAGGGCAACATAAAATGAGGACATTTTGGTGCAATTACTTTGAAAATGCCGATGGCCTAGTGTACGTTGTGGACAGCACTGATAAGCAACGTCTGGAAGATTCAAAGAAAGAATTTGAACTCATCTTAAAGAATGAATTTGTAAAGAATGTGCCTGTTGTTTTGCTAGCTAACAAGCAGGATCTTCCTGGAGCTTTGAACGCTGAGGAAATAACCAGGAAATTCAACATGCAGAAACATTGCAGTGATCGAAATTGGTATGTACAGCCTTGTTGTGCCATCACTGGGGAAGGTCTGCCAGAAGCATTCCAAAGAATAACAGCATTtgcaaaaaactggaaaaaatccaGAGAAGAAGCTTTTACAATTTTCAAGCAAGATGAAAAGTTGTAA